The Litchfieldia alkalitelluris genome has a window encoding:
- a CDS encoding glutaredoxin family protein yields the protein MKIIMYSKLDCPLCVKGKKVLEELAEEFPLEIKEVDIYKDDELLEKYQIMIPVVEIDKEEVEFGIIHKDVIRKRLLEKSRDKIVE from the coding sequence ATAAAGATTATTATGTATTCAAAATTAGATTGCCCTCTTTGTGTGAAAGGAAAAAAAGTATTAGAAGAACTAGCAGAAGAATTTCCGTTAGAAATTAAAGAGGTAGATATTTATAAAGACGACGAGCTGTTGGAAAAATATCAAATTATGATCCCAGTTGTCGAAATTGACAAAGAAGAAGTGGAATTTGGCATAATTCACAAAGATGTAATAAGAAAGCGTTTACTTGAAAAAAGTAGAGATAAGATTGTTGAATAA
- a CDS encoding sugar-binding transcriptional regulator, which yields MRSLVDLQQKLLPDILPVMQKRYEILKYIRLMQPIGRRNLSLSLGQSERVLRTEVQFLKDQNLIDAGTAGMTITKDGAYVLTQLEELIKEVSGLKVLETKVKEKLQIKDVIVVAGDSDQFPWVKKELGRACAIRIKESLSGENIVAVTGGTTLVDVAEMMTPDSKNQQLLFVPARGGLGEQVENQANTICAKMAEKSSGNYRLLHVPDVVSNELYQTMINEPSIRDVLHLIKSSSMVIHGIGDAITMAERRKTAAKDLHKIISGNAVAEAFGYYFDEAGEVVHKVQTIGLQLEDLQNIDHVFAVAGGASKAKAIQAYLKQARNTFLITDEGAAKMLVRG from the coding sequence ATGCGATCATTAGTAGATCTTCAACAAAAATTATTACCTGATATTCTCCCAGTTATGCAAAAGCGTTATGAAATCTTAAAGTACATACGACTCATGCAACCAATCGGTCGAAGAAATCTTTCGTTAAGTTTGGGCCAAAGTGAACGAGTTTTACGAACAGAGGTTCAATTTTTGAAAGATCAAAATCTGATTGATGCAGGAACTGCAGGAATGACCATAACAAAAGATGGCGCATATGTATTAACACAACTGGAAGAACTCATCAAAGAAGTCTCAGGCCTTAAAGTGCTTGAAACGAAAGTGAAAGAAAAGTTACAAATCAAAGATGTGATAGTCGTTGCTGGTGATAGTGACCAATTCCCATGGGTGAAAAAAGAATTGGGTAGAGCATGTGCTATACGTATAAAAGAAAGCCTTTCTGGAGAAAATATCGTCGCTGTAACTGGTGGAACAACTCTGGTTGATGTCGCTGAAATGATGACACCGGATAGTAAAAATCAACAATTATTGTTTGTTCCAGCTCGAGGTGGACTAGGAGAACAAGTGGAAAATCAAGCAAATACCATTTGTGCCAAGATGGCTGAAAAATCTTCTGGAAATTATCGCTTACTTCATGTACCTGATGTCGTAAGTAATGAGCTTTATCAAACCATGATAAATGAACCTTCAATCCGGGATGTATTGCATTTAATCAAATCATCAAGTATGGTCATTCATGGAATAGGAGACGCTATAACAATGGCCGAGCGAAGAAAAACTGCAGCTAAGGACTTACATAAAATTATTAGTGGAAATGCAGTTGCTGAAGCCTTTGGATACTATTTCGATGAAGCAGGAGAAGTTGTTCATAAAGTCCAAACGATTGGTCTGCAATTAGAGGATTTACAGAACATTGATCATGTATTTGCAGTAGCTGGTGGCGCTTCTAAAGCAAAGGCGATTCAAGCATACCTAAAACAAGCGCGCAATACCTTCTTAATTACTGATGAGGGTGCCGCAAAGATGTTAGTTCGGGGATAA
- the gap gene encoding type I glyceraldehyde-3-phosphate dehydrogenase has product MTVKVGINGFGRIGRNVFRAALKNPNVEVVAVNDLTDASTLAHLLKYDSVHGRLDADVVVDGTNLVVAGKTIQVSAERDPAKLSWGQLGVEVVVESTGFFTKRADAAKHLEAGAKKVIISAPASDEDITIVMGVNEEKYDAANHDVISNASCTTNCLAPFAKVLNDNFGIKRGMMTTVHSYTNDQQILDLPHKDLRRARAAAENIIPTTTGAAKAVSLVLPELKGKLNGGAMRVPTPNVSLVDLVAELDKDVTVEEVNAALKAASENELKGILYYSEEPLVSGDYNGSPASSTIDALSTMVMEGSMVKVISWYDNETGYSHRVVDLAEYIASKGL; this is encoded by the coding sequence ATGACTGTAAAAGTTGGTATTAATGGTTTTGGTCGTATCGGCCGTAATGTGTTTCGTGCTGCTTTAAAAAATCCTAATGTAGAGGTGGTAGCTGTTAATGACTTAACAGATGCGTCTACTTTAGCTCACTTATTAAAATATGACTCAGTTCATGGAAGATTAGATGCTGATGTTGTAGTTGACGGAACAAACCTTGTAGTAGCAGGTAAAACAATTCAAGTATCTGCTGAGCGTGACCCAGCTAAATTATCTTGGGGTCAATTAGGTGTTGAAGTAGTTGTTGAATCAACTGGTTTCTTTACAAAGCGCGCTGATGCTGCAAAGCACTTAGAAGCTGGAGCTAAGAAAGTTATCATCTCTGCACCTGCATCTGATGAAGATATTACAATTGTTATGGGTGTAAATGAAGAAAAATATGATGCTGCTAACCATGATGTTATCTCAAATGCATCTTGTACAACTAACTGTTTAGCACCATTTGCAAAAGTATTAAACGACAACTTTGGAATCAAGCGTGGAATGATGACAACTGTTCACTCATACACAAATGACCAACAAATTCTTGACTTACCACATAAAGACTTACGTCGTGCTCGTGCAGCTGCTGAAAACATCATTCCTACTACTACTGGTGCTGCTAAAGCAGTTTCTCTAGTATTACCTGAATTAAAAGGTAAGTTAAATGGTGGAGCTATGCGTGTACCAACTCCTAACGTATCTCTTGTTGACTTAGTAGCTGAGCTTGATAAAGACGTTACAGTTGAAGAAGTAAATGCTGCATTAAAAGCTGCTTCTGAAAACGAACTTAAGGGAATTCTTTACTACAGTGAAGAGCCACTAGTTTCAGGTGACTACAACGGAAGCCCAGCTTCTTCAACAATTGATGCACTTTCAACAATGGTTATGGAAGGTAGCATGGTTAAAGTTATTTCTTGGTATGACAACGAAACTGGATACTCTCACCGTGTTGTAGACCTAGCTGAATACATCGCTTCTAAAGGTCTTTAA
- a CDS encoding phosphoglycerate kinase, with protein MNKKSVRDIDVKGKVVFCRVDFNVPMKDGVVTDDTRIRAALPTIQYLSEQGAKVVLASHLGRPKGQVVEELRLTPVAKRLGEHLGKEVVKTDEAFGDSVKEAITALEEGGVLLLENVRFYPGEEKNDPELASNFAELAHIFVNDAFGAAHRAHASTEGIAKHIPAVAGFLMEKELEVLGKALSNPDRPFTAIIGGAKVKDKIGVIDNLLDKVDNLIIGGGLAYTFVKAQGYEIGKSLLEEDKIDLAKEFMEKAKKNGVNFLMPVDFVVADDFSNDANIKEVAIDGIPSDWEGLDIGPKTREIYRDAIQSSKLVIWNGPMGVFELEAFANGTKAVGQALANAKDTYSVIGGGDSAAAVEKFGLADQMSHISTGGGASLEFMEGKELPGVVALNDK; from the coding sequence ATGAATAAAAAATCCGTAAGAGATATCGATGTTAAAGGCAAAGTAGTTTTCTGTCGTGTAGATTTTAATGTACCAATGAAGGACGGAGTCGTTACTGATGATACTCGTATTCGTGCAGCTCTTCCGACAATCCAGTATTTAAGCGAACAAGGTGCTAAAGTTGTTCTTGCAAGTCACTTAGGTCGTCCAAAAGGTCAAGTGGTTGAAGAGTTACGTTTAACTCCTGTTGCAAAGCGTCTCGGAGAACATCTTGGAAAAGAAGTTGTAAAAACTGATGAAGCATTTGGAGATTCGGTTAAAGAAGCAATCACAGCTCTTGAAGAAGGCGGCGTTTTATTACTTGAGAATGTTCGTTTTTATCCTGGTGAAGAAAAGAATGATCCAGAATTAGCTAGTAACTTCGCTGAACTAGCTCATATCTTTGTTAATGATGCTTTTGGTGCAGCACACCGTGCGCATGCATCAACCGAAGGTATCGCAAAACATATTCCTGCTGTAGCTGGCTTCTTGATGGAGAAGGAGCTTGAAGTATTAGGGAAAGCATTATCAAATCCTGACCGTCCATTCACCGCAATTATTGGTGGAGCGAAGGTTAAAGATAAAATTGGGGTTATTGACAACTTACTAGATAAAGTTGATAACTTAATTATTGGTGGTGGTCTTGCTTATACTTTCGTTAAAGCACAAGGCTATGAAATTGGGAAATCATTATTAGAAGAAGACAAAATTGATCTTGCTAAAGAGTTTATGGAAAAAGCAAAGAAAAATGGTGTCAACTTCTTAATGCCAGTTGATTTCGTTGTAGCGGATGATTTTTCAAATGATGCGAACATTAAGGAAGTAGCAATCGATGGAATTCCTAGTGATTGGGAAGGTTTAGATATCGGTCCGAAAACAAGAGAGATTTATCGTGATGCGATTCAAAGTTCTAAATTAGTTATTTGGAATGGACCAATGGGCGTATTTGAATTAGAGGCATTTGCAAATGGTACAAAAGCAGTCGGTCAAGCATTAGCTAATGCAAAAGATACATATTCAGTTATCGGTGGTGGTGACTCTGCAGCAGCTGTTGAAAAGTTTGGTCTTGCTGATCAAATGAGTCATATTTCTACTGGTGGTGGAGCATCATTAGAATTTATGGAAGGTAAAGAGCTTCCTGGAGTAGTTGCTTTAAACGATAAGTAA
- the tpiA gene encoding triose-phosphate isomerase, whose protein sequence is MRKPIIAGNWKMHKVLSEATSFVEEVKGQVPASDKVDSVVCAPALFLERLVSSVKGTELKVGAQNMHFEESGAFTGEVSPVALADLGVNYVILGHSERREMFAETDETVNQKTLAAFKHGLVPIVCCGETDEQREAGQTNELVAAQVQKALAGLTEEQAKTTVIAYEPIWAIGTGKSSSAEDANEVCAYIRKVVAEQFSPEVAEAVRIQYGGSVKPGNIAEYMAQPDIDGALVGGASLEADSFLQLLEAGKND, encoded by the coding sequence ATGAGAAAGCCAATTATTGCGGGAAACTGGAAAATGCATAAAGTACTATCCGAAGCAACTAGTTTTGTTGAAGAAGTCAAAGGTCAAGTTCCAGCTTCAGATAAGGTTGATTCAGTTGTATGTGCACCTGCTCTTTTTCTTGAGCGTTTAGTATCTAGTGTTAAAGGAACTGAGTTAAAAGTTGGTGCTCAAAATATGCATTTTGAAGAAAGTGGAGCATTCACTGGGGAAGTTAGTCCTGTTGCATTAGCTGATCTTGGAGTTAACTATGTAATCCTTGGTCACTCAGAACGTCGTGAAATGTTTGCTGAGACAGATGAAACAGTGAATCAAAAAACTCTTGCTGCATTTAAACATGGTTTAGTACCAATTGTTTGTTGCGGTGAAACAGATGAGCAGCGTGAAGCTGGGCAAACAAATGAACTCGTTGCTGCACAAGTACAAAAAGCATTAGCTGGTCTAACTGAAGAACAAGCTAAAACAACGGTAATTGCTTATGAACCAATTTGGGCAATCGGAACTGGTAAATCTTCATCTGCTGAAGATGCAAATGAGGTATGTGCTTATATCCGTAAAGTGGTTGCTGAACAATTTTCACCAGAAGTTGCTGAAGCTGTTCGTATTCAATATGGTGGAAGCGTAAAACCTGGTAACATTGCTGAATATATGGCACAACCAGATATCGATGGTGCGTTAGTTGGTGGAGCAAGCCTAGAGGCTGACTCTTTCCTACAGCTTTTGGAGGCAGGTAAGAATGACTAA
- the gpmI gene encoding 2,3-bisphosphoglycerate-independent phosphoglycerate mutase: MTKKPVALIILDGFALRGETKGNAVIQAKKPNFDRYWNQYPHATLTASGEAVGLPEGQMGNSEVGHLNIGAGRVVYQSLTRVNVAIRDGEFIQNETFLNAIKHAKEKGTALHLFGLLSDGGVHSHIQHLYALLKLAASEGLKKVYIHGFLDGRDVGPQTAKEYLLELNEKIEESGVGEIATISGRYYSMDRDKRWDRVERAYRAMVYGEGPSYNSALECVDDSYKNGIHDEFVLPSVITNEDGTPVGTINSDDAVIFYNFRPDRAIQISNVFTNEDFRSFDRGEKQPTDLFFVCLTHFSESVKGYVAFKPTNLDNTLGEVLSQNGLTQLRIAETEKYPHVTFFMSGGREATFPGEERILIDSPKVATYDLQPEMSAYEVTEALLNEIEADKHDTIILNFANPDMVGHSGMLEPTIQAIETVDLCLGKIVDAIIAKGGSAIITADHGNADEVTTLEGGPMTAHTTNPVPVIVTKEGLTLREDGILGDLAPTVLDLLNVDKPAEMTGNTLIKK; encoded by the coding sequence ATGACTAAAAAGCCTGTTGCATTAATTATCCTTGATGGATTTGCGTTACGTGGTGAAACAAAAGGAAATGCCGTCATTCAAGCAAAAAAGCCAAATTTTGATCGTTACTGGAATCAGTATCCACATGCAACATTAACTGCTAGTGGAGAAGCTGTTGGTTTGCCAGAAGGTCAGATGGGTAATTCTGAAGTGGGCCATTTGAATATTGGAGCTGGACGTGTTGTTTATCAAAGCTTAACTCGGGTGAATGTCGCGATTCGTGATGGTGAATTTATTCAAAATGAAACATTCTTGAATGCTATTAAACATGCTAAAGAAAAAGGGACAGCTCTACACCTTTTTGGGTTGTTATCAGACGGTGGTGTACACAGCCATATTCAGCATTTATATGCACTATTAAAATTAGCTGCATCTGAAGGTCTGAAAAAAGTCTATATTCATGGTTTTCTTGATGGAAGAGATGTTGGTCCACAAACTGCGAAAGAATATCTTTTAGAACTTAATGAGAAAATAGAAGAGAGTGGCGTTGGAGAAATTGCAACCATTTCTGGACGTTATTACTCCATGGACCGAGATAAGCGTTGGGACCGTGTAGAAAGAGCGTATCGTGCGATGGTATATGGTGAAGGTCCATCATATAACAGTGCATTAGAATGTGTTGATGATTCCTATAAAAATGGAATTCACGATGAATTCGTACTGCCTTCAGTGATAACAAACGAAGATGGTACACCAGTAGGGACAATAAATAGTGACGATGCAGTCATTTTTTATAACTTCCGACCGGATCGTGCAATTCAAATATCTAACGTTTTTACAAACGAAGATTTCCGCTCATTTGATCGTGGGGAAAAACAACCAACAGATTTATTCTTTGTGTGTTTAACTCACTTCAGTGAATCAGTTAAAGGTTATGTTGCTTTTAAACCGACTAATCTAGATAACACCCTTGGTGAAGTTCTTTCACAAAATGGATTAACTCAGTTGCGAATTGCTGAAACTGAAAAATATCCACATGTTACTTTCTTTATGAGTGGTGGACGTGAAGCAACTTTCCCTGGTGAAGAACGGATCTTAATTGATTCTCCAAAAGTAGCTACATATGATTTGCAGCCAGAAATGAGTGCATATGAAGTAACTGAAGCTTTATTAAATGAAATTGAAGCTGATAAGCATGATACGATCATCTTAAACTTTGCTAACCCAGATATGGTTGGTCATTCAGGAATGCTTGAGCCTACGATTCAAGCAATTGAGACAGTTGATCTTTGCTTAGGTAAAATTGTTGATGCCATCATCGCTAAAGGCGGTTCAGCAATCATTACAGCGGATCATGGAAATGCAGATGAAGTAACGACGTTGGAAGGTGGTCCAATGACCGCTCATACGACAAATCCAGTTCCAGTTATTGTTACAAAAGAGGGCTTAACTCTTCGTGAGGATGGAATTCTTGGCGATTTAGCACCAACTGTTCTAGACTTATTAAACGTGGATAAGCCAGCTGAAATGACTGGTAATACGCTAATTAAGAAATAG
- the eno gene encoding phosphopyruvate hydratase, with amino-acid sequence MSIIVDVYAREVLDSRGNPTVEVEVYTESGAFGRALVPSGASTGEYEAVELRDGDKDRYLGKGVLKAVNNVNELIAPEIIGFDVTDQVAIDQALIELDGTENKGKLGANAILGVSMAAARAAADFLELPLYQYLGGFNSKTLPTPMMNIINGGEHADNNVDIQEFMVMPVGAENFKEALRMGAEIFHSLRKVLQGKGLNTAVGDEGGFAPNLGSNEEALQTIIEAIENAGYTPGEQVKLAMDVAASELFSKEDGKYHLKGEGKVFTSAELVSYYEDLVSKYPIISIEDGLDENDWEGHKLLTERIGSKVQLVGDDLFVTNTKKLSEGIERGIANSILIKVNQIGTLTETFDAIEMAKRAGYTAVISHRSGETEDSTIADIAVATNAGQIKTGAPSRTDRVAKYNQLLRIEDQLVDMAQYAGAKAFYNLRG; translated from the coding sequence ATGTCAATTATTGTTGATGTATACGCTCGTGAAGTATTAGATTCTCGTGGAAATCCAACAGTTGAAGTTGAAGTTTATACTGAGTCAGGTGCATTTGGTCGCGCATTAGTTCCAAGTGGTGCTTCTACTGGTGAATATGAAGCAGTAGAATTGCGTGATGGAGACAAAGACCGTTACTTAGGTAAAGGTGTATTAAAGGCTGTAAACAATGTAAATGAACTAATTGCTCCTGAAATCATTGGTTTCGATGTAACTGATCAAGTTGCTATTGACCAAGCATTAATCGAGCTTGATGGAACTGAAAACAAAGGTAAATTAGGTGCTAATGCAATCCTTGGTGTTTCAATGGCAGCAGCTCGTGCAGCAGCTGATTTCTTAGAACTTCCTTTATACCAATACCTTGGAGGATTCAACTCAAAAACTCTTCCAACTCCAATGATGAACATCATCAACGGTGGAGAGCATGCTGATAACAACGTTGATATCCAAGAATTCATGGTAATGCCAGTAGGTGCTGAAAACTTTAAAGAAGCTCTACGTATGGGAGCGGAAATTTTCCACAGCCTACGTAAAGTACTTCAAGGTAAAGGCCTAAATACTGCTGTAGGTGACGAAGGTGGATTCGCTCCGAACCTTGGTTCAAACGAAGAAGCTCTTCAAACAATCATCGAAGCAATCGAAAATGCTGGTTATACTCCAGGTGAGCAAGTAAAACTTGCAATGGACGTTGCAGCTTCTGAGTTATTCAGCAAAGAAGACGGCAAATACCACCTTAAAGGTGAAGGTAAAGTATTCACTTCAGCTGAACTAGTATCTTACTATGAGGACCTTGTTTCTAAGTACCCAATCATCTCAATTGAAGATGGTTTAGATGAAAATGACTGGGAAGGTCACAAACTTCTAACTGAGCGTATTGGAAGCAAAGTTCAATTAGTTGGTGATGATTTATTCGTAACAAACACTAAGAAGCTTTCTGAAGGAATTGAAAGAGGAATTGCTAACTCAATTCTTATCAAAGTTAACCAAATCGGTACACTTACTGAAACGTTTGATGCAATCGAAATGGCTAAGCGTGCTGGTTATACAGCAGTTATCTCTCACCGTTCTGGTGAAACAGAAGACAGCACAATTGCTGACATCGCTGTTGCAACAAATGCTGGTCAAATCAAGACTGGTGCTCCATCTCGTACAGACCGTGTTGCTAAATACAACCAATTACTTCGTATCGAAGACCAATTAGTTGATATGGCTCAATATGCTGGCGCGAAAGCATTTTATAACCTTAGAGGTTAA
- the secG gene encoding preprotein translocase subunit SecG: MHALLITLLVIVSIGLIVVVLLQSGKSAGLSGAISGGAEQLFGKQKARGLDAVLQKITIVLAVLFFVLTILIAYVGL; encoded by the coding sequence ATGCATGCACTACTTATTACATTATTAGTTATTGTTTCTATTGGTTTAATCGTAGTTGTACTTCTTCAATCAGGTAAAAGTGCCGGACTCTCTGGTGCAATTTCAGGGGGAGCTGAACAATTATTCGGTAAACAAAAAGCACGTGGTTTGGATGCTGTATTACAAAAAATCACGATTGTATTGGCAGTTCTATTCTTTGTCCTTACAATTTTAATTGCTTACGTTGGACTGTAA
- a CDS encoding alpha/beta hydrolase has translation MKKLVPKPFTFEAGERAVLLLHGFTGNSADNRMLARFLEKKGYTCHAPQYKGHGVPPEELVHTGPDDWWEDVMEGYNFLKNRGHESIAAVGLSLGGVFSLKLGYTVPIKGIVPMCAPMYIKSEEVMYKGILEYAREYKKHEGKTPEQIDQEMIEFEKTPMKTLKALQNLIADVRDNVDMIYSPTFVVQARHDHMINTDSANIIYNDVESDLKKIKWYEESGHVITLDKERDQLHEDVYEFLEQLDW, from the coding sequence ATGAAGAAATTAGTACCAAAACCATTTACATTCGAAGCTGGTGAAAGAGCAGTCCTGTTATTACATGGATTTACAGGGAACTCAGCAGATAATCGAATGTTGGCTAGATTTTTAGAAAAGAAGGGATATACTTGTCATGCTCCCCAATATAAAGGTCATGGAGTTCCACCTGAAGAACTAGTACATACAGGGCCTGATGACTGGTGGGAAGATGTGATGGAAGGCTATAATTTCTTGAAAAATCGAGGCCATGAAAGTATTGCTGCTGTGGGATTGTCACTAGGTGGGGTATTTTCTCTAAAATTGGGTTACACTGTACCTATAAAGGGAATTGTACCTATGTGTGCTCCTATGTATATAAAAAGTGAAGAGGTCATGTATAAGGGCATTCTTGAGTATGCTCGTGAATATAAAAAACATGAGGGGAAAACCCCGGAACAAATCGATCAAGAAATGATTGAGTTTGAAAAAACACCAATGAAGACACTAAAGGCCCTGCAAAACCTAATTGCCGATGTTCGAGATAATGTGGATATGATATATTCTCCAACATTCGTTGTCCAAGCAAGACATGACCATATGATTAATACTGACAGCGCGAATATTATCTATAACGATGTGGAATCAGATTTAAAAAAGATTAAGTGGTATGAGGAATCAGGCCATGTAATTACTCTTGATAAAGAACGGGATCAGTTACATGAGGATGTTTATGAGTTTTTAGAACAATTGGATTGGTAA
- the rnr gene encoding ribonuclease R, with amino-acid sequence MEEEIQQHIDKLLSFMKEEAYKPLTVQELEEAFGIQDSETFKEFVKALVVMEEKGFVVRTRSNRYGLPEKMNLVRGKLTGHSKGFAFVIPEEKGLDDVFIPPNEMQNAMHGDIVLVRVNSESGGQRKEGTIVRIIERGVKEVVGTYTESKSFGFVIPDDKKIANDIFIPKNASNGAVEGHKVVVKLVTYPEGRMSAEGEVVQILGHKNDPGVDILSVIHKHGLPQEFPKEALDQANNVPDSISEDDLKNRRDLRDQVIVTIDGADAKDLDDAVTVTKLDNGNYKLGVHIADVSHYVQEGSPIDLEASDRATSIYLVDRVIPMIPHRLSNGICSLNPKVDRLTLSCDMEVDREGVVVKHEIFQSVIKTTERMTYSDVNSILVDNDEELIKRFEPLVPMFKDMEELAQVLREKRMKRGAIDFDFKEANVLVEEDGKPTDVVLRERSVAEKLIEEFMLLANETVAEHFHWMNVPFIYRIHEDPNEEKLRRFLEFITNFGYVVKGSGNSIHPRALQEIIEAVQGKPEEMVVSTVMLRSMKQAKYDPESIGHFGLSTDFYTHFTSPIRRYPDSIVHRLIRTYLIEGKIDNQTQKKWKEKLAEIADHSSNMERRAVEAEREVDSMKKAEYMEDKVGEEYDGIISSVTNFGMFVELPNTIEGLVHVSYLTDDYYRYDEKHYAMIGERTGNVFRIGDEITVRVVKVNKEERSIDFEVVGMKGSRRPLSKEAPKVITADRGRNRRKTEGTGTGTGTASKDGEWSTRKPGGPGKKKKKHYENVPKQKKKKRRR; translated from the coding sequence ATGGAAGAAGAGATTCAACAACATATTGATAAACTGTTATCTTTTATGAAAGAAGAAGCTTATAAACCATTAACGGTTCAAGAGCTTGAAGAAGCATTTGGGATTCAGGATTCTGAGACATTTAAAGAGTTTGTTAAGGCCCTAGTAGTTATGGAAGAAAAAGGATTTGTTGTTCGAACAAGGAGTAACCGTTATGGCTTACCAGAAAAAATGAATTTAGTGAGAGGTAAGCTCACAGGACATTCAAAGGGATTTGCGTTTGTCATTCCTGAAGAAAAAGGGCTTGATGATGTATTTATTCCACCAAATGAAATGCAAAATGCAATGCACGGTGATATTGTTCTTGTAAGGGTAAACTCAGAAAGTGGCGGACAACGTAAAGAAGGGACCATTGTTCGAATCATCGAGCGTGGTGTGAAAGAAGTTGTTGGTACATATACGGAAAGTAAAAGCTTTGGCTTTGTCATTCCGGACGATAAAAAGATTGCCAACGATATTTTCATTCCGAAAAATGCATCTAATGGTGCAGTTGAGGGACATAAGGTTGTCGTTAAATTAGTAACTTATCCTGAAGGTCGAATGAGTGCTGAAGGTGAAGTCGTTCAGATTTTAGGCCATAAAAATGATCCGGGTGTTGATATTTTATCTGTCATTCATAAACATGGCTTACCACAAGAGTTTCCAAAAGAAGCACTTGATCAAGCAAATAATGTGCCAGATTCAATTTCTGAGGATGATTTAAAAAACCGCCGTGATCTTCGTGATCAAGTCATTGTTACAATTGATGGCGCAGATGCAAAGGACTTGGATGATGCGGTTACTGTAACTAAGCTTGATAATGGCAATTATAAACTTGGTGTTCATATTGCAGACGTTTCTCATTATGTTCAAGAAGGTTCGCCAATTGATTTAGAAGCATCAGATCGTGCAACTAGTATCTATCTTGTCGATCGAGTAATACCAATGATTCCACATCGATTATCAAATGGAATTTGTTCACTTAATCCAAAAGTTGATCGCTTAACCCTTTCTTGTGATATGGAGGTCGATCGTGAAGGTGTTGTCGTAAAGCACGAAATCTTCCAAAGTGTGATTAAAACAACAGAAAGAATGACCTATTCTGACGTTAATAGCATTCTTGTTGATAATGACGAAGAATTAATCAAAAGATTTGAGCCTTTAGTTCCAATGTTTAAGGATATGGAAGAATTGGCACAAGTTTTACGTGAGAAACGAATGAAGCGTGGAGCCATCGATTTTGATTTTAAAGAAGCAAATGTCCTTGTTGAAGAGGATGGAAAGCCGACAGATGTTGTTCTTAGAGAGCGTTCTGTTGCAGAGAAGCTTATTGAAGAATTTATGCTTTTAGCTAATGAAACGGTGGCTGAGCATTTTCATTGGATGAATGTTCCGTTTATCTATCGTATACATGAAGATCCAAATGAAGAAAAGCTTAGACGCTTCTTAGAGTTTATTACAAACTTTGGTTATGTTGTTAAAGGTAGTGGAAATTCGATTCACCCACGTGCACTTCAAGAAATTATTGAAGCTGTTCAAGGAAAACCAGAGGAAATGGTTGTTTCAACTGTTATGTTACGATCCATGAAACAAGCGAAATATGATCCTGAAAGTATTGGACACTTTGGTTTATCTACAGATTTCTATACACACTTTACGTCGCCGATTCGTCGTTATCCAGATTCGATTGTACACCGTCTTATCCGTACTTATTTGATTGAAGGTAAGATCGATAATCAAACACAAAAGAAGTGGAAAGAAAAGCTTGCTGAAATTGCTGATCATTCCTCTAATATGGAGAGGCGTGCAGTTGAGGCTGAACGCGAAGTAGATAGCATGAAAAAGGCGGAGTACATGGAAGATAAGGTTGGAGAGGAGTATGATGGAATTATCAGCTCTGTGACCAACTTCGGTATGTTTGTTGAACTTCCTAATACGATTGAGGGTCTTGTTCATGTTAGCTATTTAACAGATGACTATTATCGTTATGATGAAAAGCATTATGCTATGATTGGTGAGCGGACAGGGAATGTGTTCAGAATTGGTGATGAGATTACAGTACGTGTTGTCAAAGTTAACAAGGAAGAACGTTCGATTGATTTTGAAGTTGTAGGCATGAAAGGAAGTCGCCGACCACTTTCCAAAGAAGCCCCTAAAGTGATTACAGCAGACAGAGGTAGGAACCGTCGGAAAACTGAAGGAACAGGAACAGGAACAGGAACTGCTTCAAAGGACGGAGAATGGTCTACTCGTAAACCTGGAGGTCCTGGAAAGAAAAAGAAAAAACATTATGAAAATGTACCAAAACAAAAGAAGAAGAAACGTAGAAGATAG